The following are encoded together in the Myxococcus virescens genome:
- a CDS encoding ankyrin repeat domain-containing protein — MAGSPAMSRAQAPKKVDVAALMKKADSLLDEMPPQLDQAIPLLREVVAAEPEHLLGLHSLSWCLDPTRSMEPHRWEQELKAEHWRLRDRILELTRGTKPGGALTLAHRARSLALSQWAEDLVRRKPTVAQLDDAEAALNEANSLRELANHQRGRRGLEAWRALTQGKPEQGYRELLAKVEAFPGMCAQGVMGDDDSLNFQGLEGAYSDEGFLAWLRKQKPAARPAGKKGKDLDAGLLLAAGLDAKPFFGPGFEGNSRTGRVLALVALGADLKARDSSKHSVLHLAAMVDDAALVKELLRLGVAADVVDSNKSTPLHVAAEHGSVSCIAPLAKGGVPVDALDASGRTALFEARQADVAQALIDAGANPNAGKGWTPLHQHARFKERGPVIEVLLKAGADVSLKNGSGQTPTQEALEHKNASLAQLMGAKASSGKAGALDVQPLLDALARQRKTLLKAWYFEDKNVDGVEQVLKGLALQGATSWDQLAAALQGELPWTAMAVVQLARDVLPAEEKAPRLSKLPRFVRGDLVVKGDVHVDGPLLVTGDLTVEGVLRNAGMEGMLVVGGTLRATGVDTDGEVVVGEGLEAQVVWGHGNDASLRVGGVLKADVVIADDHDIQAKVKAKHHYENGEFDASDEALKEVFVAKAFAKSELDRDKLFNVLRKVGTILV, encoded by the coding sequence ATGGCAGGTTCTCCCGCCATGTCGCGTGCTCAAGCTCCGAAGAAGGTCGATGTCGCTGCGTTGATGAAGAAGGCGGACAGTCTGCTGGACGAGATGCCGCCGCAGCTGGACCAGGCGATTCCGTTGCTGCGCGAAGTCGTAGCGGCGGAGCCCGAGCACCTGCTGGGACTCCACTCCCTGAGCTGGTGTTTGGACCCGACGCGGAGCATGGAGCCGCACCGTTGGGAGCAGGAGTTGAAGGCCGAGCACTGGCGGCTGCGCGACCGCATCCTCGAGCTGACGCGAGGGACGAAGCCCGGCGGCGCGCTGACGCTCGCCCATCGCGCACGTTCGCTGGCCCTGAGCCAGTGGGCGGAGGACCTGGTGCGGCGCAAGCCGACCGTGGCGCAGCTCGACGACGCGGAGGCCGCGCTGAACGAAGCCAACAGTCTTCGGGAACTCGCGAACCACCAGCGTGGACGCCGCGGGCTCGAGGCGTGGCGCGCACTGACGCAAGGCAAGCCGGAGCAGGGCTACCGCGAGTTGCTCGCCAAGGTGGAGGCGTTTCCTGGCATGTGTGCCCAGGGCGTGATGGGCGATGACGACTCGCTCAACTTCCAGGGGCTGGAGGGCGCCTACTCCGATGAGGGTTTCCTGGCCTGGCTGCGGAAGCAGAAGCCCGCGGCACGCCCCGCGGGGAAGAAGGGCAAGGACCTGGATGCCGGACTCCTGCTGGCGGCGGGGCTGGATGCGAAGCCGTTCTTCGGCCCTGGCTTCGAAGGGAACAGCCGCACGGGGCGGGTGCTGGCCCTGGTGGCGTTGGGGGCGGACCTGAAGGCGAGGGATTCCAGCAAGCACAGCGTGCTCCACCTCGCCGCGATGGTGGATGACGCGGCGCTGGTGAAGGAGTTGCTCCGCCTGGGCGTCGCCGCCGACGTCGTCGATTCGAACAAGTCCACGCCGCTGCATGTCGCGGCCGAGCACGGCAGCGTGTCCTGCATCGCCCCGCTGGCGAAAGGCGGCGTGCCCGTGGATGCGCTCGATGCGTCAGGGCGGACGGCGCTCTTTGAAGCGCGTCAGGCCGACGTGGCCCAGGCGCTCATCGACGCGGGAGCGAATCCCAATGCGGGCAAGGGCTGGACGCCGCTGCATCAGCACGCACGCTTCAAGGAGCGAGGCCCCGTCATCGAGGTCCTGCTCAAGGCGGGGGCGGATGTCTCGCTGAAGAATGGCAGCGGCCAGACGCCCACGCAGGAGGCGCTGGAGCACAAGAACGCGTCCCTCGCCCAGCTCATGGGGGCCAAGGCTTCCTCGGGCAAGGCCGGTGCGTTGGACGTGCAGCCGCTGCTGGATGCGCTGGCGCGTCAGCGCAAGACGCTGCTCAAGGCCTGGTACTTCGAAGACAAGAACGTGGACGGCGTCGAACAGGTCCTGAAGGGGCTCGCGCTGCAAGGTGCCACGTCATGGGACCAGCTCGCGGCCGCGCTCCAGGGCGAGCTCCCCTGGACGGCCATGGCGGTGGTGCAGCTCGCGCGGGACGTGCTGCCGGCCGAGGAGAAGGCGCCTCGTCTGTCCAAGCTGCCGCGCTTCGTGCGCGGGGACCTCGTGGTGAAGGGCGACGTGCACGTCGATGGGCCGCTGCTCGTGACGGGAGACCTCACGGTGGAAGGCGTGCTGCGCAACGCGGGAATGGAAGGGATGCTGGTGGTGGGCGGCACGCTGCGCGCCACCGGTGTGGACACGGACGGCGAGGTCGTCGTGGGCGAGGGCCTGGAAGCGCAGGTGGTGTGGGGCCACGGCAACGACGCGTCGCTCCGCGTCGGCGGCGTGCTGAAGGCGGACGTGGTCATCGCGGACGACCACGACATCCAGGCCAAGGTGAAGGCGAAGCACCACTACGAGAACGGTGAGTTCGATGCCTCGGATGAGGCGCTCAAGGAGGTCTTCGTCGCGAAGGCCTTCGCGAAGTCGGAGTTGGACCGGGACAAGCTGTTCAACGTGCTGCGCAAGGTCGGGACCATCCTGGTGTAG
- a CDS encoding tyrosine-type recombinase/integrase codes for MLKLREGTPSYVMDELNLRLHVLPFLGKKFLTEIAPADVEELAVQLARGGKGRKPLAPSFVQQAIRRLASVFTWTKKKLFFGDSPTREAKRPKIPKRLPKRLSDAQVVKLLSESRQWHDLFWFAATTGLREGELCAFEWTHLVLDTEEPHVLVAGSRSADTPKDFEERVVPIPRDVAEMLRRRRDSATSRYVWPGPDGEMQRRADTVYGDAFKEAAVRAGLVRGWAHACNCGHHFFAPTRRPRRCPKCPATVLPKVVRGEFTFRHLRSTYASALGNPVLAQKALGHSDLSTTMVHYYQVDAAKVREAAEVLPFAVGAGRLAATGQIHAAQQSGRGVSHARQ; via the coding sequence ATGCTCAAGCTTCGCGAGGGCACGCCCAGCTACGTCATGGACGAGCTGAACCTCCGGCTCCACGTCCTGCCGTTCCTGGGGAAGAAGTTCTTGACAGAGATTGCTCCCGCTGACGTGGAGGAACTTGCCGTCCAGCTCGCGCGAGGGGGCAAGGGGCGAAAGCCGCTGGCGCCTAGTTTCGTCCAGCAGGCCATCCGGCGCCTCGCGTCGGTGTTCACCTGGACGAAAAAGAAGCTCTTCTTCGGAGACAGTCCGACGCGGGAGGCGAAGCGGCCGAAGATACCTAAGCGGCTCCCCAAGCGGCTGTCGGACGCGCAAGTCGTCAAACTCCTGTCGGAGTCTCGCCAGTGGCACGACCTCTTCTGGTTCGCCGCGACGACGGGACTGCGAGAGGGCGAGTTGTGCGCGTTCGAGTGGACGCACTTGGTGCTGGACACGGAAGAGCCCCATGTGTTGGTCGCCGGAAGCCGCAGCGCGGACACGCCAAAGGACTTCGAGGAGCGGGTCGTCCCCATTCCTCGCGACGTGGCGGAGATGCTCCGTCGACGCCGGGACTCAGCCACTAGTCGGTATGTCTGGCCGGGGCCGGACGGTGAAATGCAGCGGCGTGCCGACACCGTCTACGGGGACGCCTTCAAAGAGGCGGCGGTGCGAGCCGGTCTCGTCCGCGGGTGGGCCCACGCGTGCAACTGCGGGCACCACTTCTTCGCTCCCACACGCAGGCCCCGCCGGTGCCCGAAGTGTCCGGCGACGGTGCTGCCGAAGGTGGTGCGCGGCGAGTTCACCTTTCGCCACCTGCGCAGCACCTATGCGAGCGCCCTCGGCAATCCCGTCCTCGCTCAGAAGGCGCTGGGGCACTCGGACCTGAGCACGACGATGGTCCACTACTACCAGGTCGACGCCGCGAAGGTCCGCGAGGCCGCCGAGGTGCTCCCGTTCGCTGTAGGGGCGGGGCGACTGGCGGCGACGGGACAAATCCACGCAGCACAGCAATCAGGAAGAGGTGTCAGCCATGCTCGCCAGTGA
- a CDS encoding DUF6731 family protein, translated as MKMKTITVDFYKVEGDDDFDFAKLLSRVGQLAPDDRLRTVKGGPFRLEHVAKRGIGFEGELVRIRMDYGPTKASLSTAGVEEIPLREDEGVGEETAFLYHPGTAVLLLQRNRIGATANSFASYFSNHNDGNDAFGMSQVLELDALLRLNEMEEFREFEVEVAGIDLSVFNDLKDRYTWNELQRIRERAGAPRLAMTLKMGHARGALNRDYIRKLGRTLLNLASSDPDSRSVTSLKVRGKDDMEDTAVVDLLNYRMIESVSFPWHDRRVSYDARQAALREAFSKRETELKKMFGQRKKAS; from the coding sequence ATGAAGATGAAGACGATCACTGTGGACTTCTACAAAGTCGAGGGTGACGATGATTTCGACTTCGCGAAGTTGCTGAGCCGCGTCGGCCAACTCGCTCCAGATGATCGGTTGAGAACCGTCAAAGGGGGGCCTTTTAGACTGGAGCATGTAGCGAAGAGGGGGATCGGCTTCGAGGGCGAGTTGGTCCGAATTCGAATGGACTATGGCCCAACCAAGGCAAGCCTGAGCACGGCAGGGGTCGAGGAAATCCCGCTGAGAGAGGATGAAGGGGTCGGCGAGGAAACGGCCTTTCTCTACCACCCAGGCACGGCTGTTCTCCTCTTGCAGCGCAATCGGATCGGAGCGACAGCGAACTCCTTTGCGTCGTACTTCAGCAACCACAACGACGGCAACGACGCCTTTGGTATGTCGCAGGTGCTTGAGCTTGATGCCCTACTGCGTCTCAATGAAATGGAGGAGTTTCGCGAGTTCGAAGTCGAAGTGGCAGGGATCGACCTCTCGGTTTTTAACGACCTGAAAGATCGGTACACCTGGAATGAACTCCAACGGATTCGTGAGCGCGCGGGGGCTCCGCGACTCGCGATGACCTTGAAAATGGGGCATGCTCGAGGCGCGTTGAATCGCGACTACATTCGAAAATTGGGGCGAACCCTACTGAACTTGGCTTCGAGCGACCCAGACTCTCGGTCGGTGACGTCGTTGAAAGTTAGGGGGAAGGACGACATGGAGGACACTGCGGTTGTGGATCTCCTGAACTACCGAATGATCGAGTCCGTGTCCTTCCCGTGGCATGACAGACGGGTCTCTTATGATGCTCGGCAGGCCGCGCTACGGGAGGCGTTCTCGAAGCGAGAAACTGAGTTGAAGAAGATGTTCGGACAAAGGAAAAAAGCGTCATGA
- a CDS encoding terminase small subunit: MRKRKGKRGGRQGAGTGRLTGRQRAFVEHYLVRPVASEAAKKAGYAEGSAEVAGSRLLRNAKVAKFLATAQKERLERLKASADEVVVEASRIGLADPRRAFDASGMLLPIQDIPEDIARCISSIEVEALFSGKGEDKVQIGTLTKVKFWPKDRALDLLARHHGLDKPQAMKLEVSGPGGGPIATTDARDLEGYTDAELDQLEAIERARESRRAAAVAGSDSDREAASSPETS, translated from the coding sequence GTGAGAAAGCGGAAGGGGAAGCGAGGAGGGAGGCAGGGCGCGGGCACTGGCCGACTGACGGGGCGCCAGCGAGCCTTCGTCGAGCACTACCTCGTGCGCCCTGTCGCCTCGGAGGCCGCGAAGAAGGCCGGGTACGCGGAGGGTTCGGCAGAGGTCGCCGGGTCCAGGCTGCTAAGGAATGCTAAGGTCGCGAAATTCCTCGCAACGGCACAGAAGGAGCGGCTGGAGCGGCTGAAGGCGTCCGCCGACGAGGTGGTGGTGGAGGCCTCGCGCATCGGCTTGGCGGACCCGCGCCGTGCGTTCGACGCAAGCGGGATGCTGCTGCCCATCCAGGACATCCCCGAGGACATCGCCCGGTGCATCTCCAGCATCGAGGTGGAGGCGCTCTTCTCCGGCAAGGGCGAGGACAAGGTACAAATCGGCACCCTCACCAAGGTGAAGTTCTGGCCGAAGGACAGGGCGCTGGATTTGTTGGCGCGGCACCACGGCCTGGACAAGCCCCAGGCCATGAAGCTCGAGGTGTCCGGCCCAGGCGGGGGCCCCATCGCCACCACCGACGCGAGAGACTTGGAGGGGTACACGGATGCCGAGCTCGACCAGCTTGAGGCCATCGAGCGCGCCCGCGAATCGCGGCGTGCAGCGGCCGTCGCTGGCTCAGATTCAGACAGAGAAGCGGCGTCGTCGCCGGAGACGAGCTGA
- a CDS encoding ABC transporter ATP-binding protein, with product MSLKARFQNAGSLFKQLPGTFRLFWQASPRGAVVLGALTLVAALLPAAIAWVGKLIVDSVVAAAQGSVEARSRVYGLVGLEFGLMLGSAVVDRGLTLTRELLRANLGNLLNERILQKALALELQHFEDSATYDKMQNARREANSRPLSLVTQAFSIVRNTITLGTFAALLVALSPWSVVVLVAASVPAFIAEARLAMAGFRLYSWRAPEGRKLNYLEWILTRDSHVKEVKLFGLGPLVLGRYRTLFQKFFAEDRALAFRRMAWGLGLGVLSLGAFYGCYLLVAGRAASGTITVGDMVLYLSVFRQGQAAFQGILTSVGSMYEDALFMSNLFAYLDIPTGGEATRVLPPLSPPRGHDSAIELRDVSFRYPGKEAWALKNVSLTLKPGQKLALVGENGAGKSTLVKLLLRLYEPVDGDIFYGGVNLKDMDVEDLRSRFGAVFQDFVRYQFNVAENIGLGHVPALEDRTRIEKAAEEGGASGVITALPQQYDTMLGGWFEKGQELSAGQWQKLAVARAFMRDDAEVLILDEPTASIDAEAEHALFERFQALAADRIAIVISHRFSTVRMADQIAVLHNGQVDELGSHDELMAKDGRYAHLFRLQARGYRD from the coding sequence CCAGCCCTCGCGGCGCGGTGGTGCTGGGCGCGCTGACGCTGGTGGCGGCGCTGTTGCCGGCGGCCATCGCCTGGGTGGGCAAGCTCATCGTGGACTCGGTGGTGGCGGCGGCGCAGGGCTCGGTGGAGGCCCGCTCGCGGGTGTACGGGCTGGTGGGGTTGGAGTTCGGGTTGATGCTGGGCTCGGCGGTGGTGGACCGCGGGCTGACGCTGACGCGCGAGCTGCTTCGCGCCAACCTGGGGAACCTGCTCAATGAGCGCATCCTCCAGAAGGCGCTGGCGCTGGAGTTGCAGCACTTCGAGGACTCGGCCACCTACGACAAGATGCAGAACGCGCGGCGCGAGGCGAACAGCCGGCCGCTGTCGCTGGTGACGCAGGCGTTCTCCATCGTCCGCAACACCATCACCCTGGGCACCTTCGCCGCGTTGTTGGTGGCGTTGTCGCCGTGGAGCGTGGTGGTGCTGGTGGCCGCGTCAGTGCCGGCCTTCATCGCCGAGGCGCGGCTGGCCATGGCGGGCTTCCGGCTCTACTCGTGGCGCGCGCCCGAGGGCCGCAAGCTGAACTACCTGGAGTGGATTCTCACGCGAGACAGCCACGTGAAGGAGGTGAAGCTCTTCGGGTTGGGGCCGCTGGTGCTGGGCCGCTACCGCACGCTCTTCCAGAAGTTCTTCGCGGAGGACCGTGCGCTGGCCTTCCGGCGGATGGCCTGGGGCCTGGGGCTGGGCGTCCTCTCACTGGGCGCCTTCTATGGCTGCTACCTGCTGGTGGCGGGCCGCGCGGCGAGCGGGACGATTACCGTGGGCGACATGGTGCTGTACCTGAGCGTGTTCCGTCAGGGGCAGGCGGCGTTCCAGGGCATCCTGACCAGCGTGGGCTCCATGTACGAGGACGCGCTCTTCATGAGCAACCTGTTCGCGTACCTGGACATCCCCACCGGCGGCGAGGCGACGCGGGTGCTGCCGCCGCTCTCTCCGCCGCGTGGGCACGACAGCGCCATCGAGCTGCGCGATGTGTCCTTCCGTTATCCGGGGAAGGAGGCGTGGGCGCTGAAGAACGTGTCGCTGACGCTGAAGCCGGGACAGAAGCTGGCGCTGGTGGGGGAGAACGGAGCGGGGAAGAGCACGTTGGTGAAGCTGTTGTTGCGCCTGTACGAGCCAGTGGACGGCGACATCTTCTACGGCGGCGTCAACCTGAAGGACATGGACGTGGAGGACCTGCGCAGCCGCTTCGGCGCGGTGTTCCAGGACTTCGTGCGCTACCAGTTCAACGTGGCGGAGAACATCGGCCTGGGGCACGTGCCGGCGCTGGAGGACCGGACCCGCATCGAGAAAGCGGCCGAGGAGGGCGGGGCCAGCGGTGTGATTACGGCGCTGCCACAGCAATACGACACGATGCTGGGCGGCTGGTTCGAGAAGGGGCAGGAGCTGTCGGCGGGCCAGTGGCAGAAGCTGGCGGTGGCGCGGGCCTTCATGCGAGACGACGCGGAGGTGCTGATTCTGGACGAGCCCACGGCCAGCATCGACGCGGAGGCGGAGCACGCGCTGTTCGAGCGCTTCCAGGCGCTGGCGGCGGACCGGATTGCGATTGTGATTTCGCACCGCTTCTCCACGGTGCGGATGGCGGACCAGATTGCCGTGCTCCACAACGGGCAGGTGGACGAGCTGGGCAGCCACGACGAGCTGATGGCGAAGGACGGGCGCTATGCGCACCTGTTCCGGTTGCAGGCGCGCGGCTATCGGGACTGA
- a CDS encoding helix-turn-helix domain-containing protein: MSELTETLGRTIQARRKALSLTQERLAEKAGLSSNFVRMIERGTRVPHLETLESVAAALDTSVVALLSAGDESADVAAPLLGLIRARRLSAEDVRRIETLARTMFPAGEVAHG, from the coding sequence GTGAGCGAACTCACTGAGACGTTGGGCCGTACCATCCAGGCGCGTCGGAAGGCGCTGTCACTGACGCAGGAGAGGCTCGCGGAGAAGGCCGGACTCTCGTCCAACTTCGTCAGGATGATTGAGCGGGGCACCCGCGTCCCTCACCTGGAGACGTTGGAGAGCGTGGCCGCCGCGCTCGACACGAGCGTCGTTGCGTTGCTGAGCGCGGGCGACGAGTCCGCCGACGTGGCCGCTCCGCTCCTCGGCCTCATCCGGGCGCGCCGCCTCAGTGCCGAGGACGTGCGCCGGATTGAGACTCTCGCTCGCACCATGTTTCCCGCGGGGGAGGTGGCCCATGGCTGA
- a CDS encoding GIY-YIG nuclease family protein — translation MAHCPVHQPEIDWLKAELAYQKGLVDGLSNSVHLMAKALAMQPVAVKTQPAPRPSPPRAQPAPAPQPRVYFIQAGEMGPIKIGSSRNPATRLLELQTGNPEPLFLCATSPGGVEAEQQLHEDFASLRMTGEWFRPAPELIDYVQFIAYLNERGIL, via the coding sequence ATGGCCCATTGCCCCGTTCATCAACCCGAGATTGACTGGCTGAAGGCGGAACTGGCGTACCAGAAGGGGCTGGTCGATGGCCTGAGTAACTCGGTCCATCTCATGGCCAAGGCACTAGCGATGCAGCCGGTGGCGGTGAAAACGCAGCCCGCGCCCCGCCCGTCGCCGCCACGCGCCCAGCCGGCCCCTGCGCCTCAGCCTCGCGTGTACTTCATCCAGGCTGGCGAGATGGGACCAATCAAGATTGGGTCCTCACGCAACCCGGCGACTCGTCTCCTGGAGTTGCAGACCGGGAACCCAGAGCCCCTCTTCCTCTGCGCCACGTCGCCTGGGGGCGTCGAGGCAGAGCAGCAACTCCACGAGGACTTCGCCTCGCTGCGAATGACTGGCGAATGGTTTCGGCCTGCTCCGGAGCTCATCGACTACGTCCAGTTCATCGCCTACCTGAACGAGAGGGGGATTCTGTGA
- the terL gene encoding phage terminase large subunit: MQRPSLAQIQTEKRRRRRRRAEDSLAVFVREAWHVIESTTPLEWNWHHDALCIHFQALIEDWMRVQLSRMELDYMPPEMRREMRERAARLGVLLPDGTFRKDVTQRYQDILMNVPPGTMKSRIVSVMGPCWVWTRWPEWRVLALSTTPDVALRDAIHSRDVLASDWYREMFEPTWRFSEDQDAKGNYKNTRGGQRQSKGITAKITGSRSDTILVDDPHDAKEIHSAPKREAVLLAWDTAIANRVNDLRSSTRLIIMQRLHERELAGHVLARGGVEHLCLPLEYEVKRACACPSCVRGETALGWKDPRTTEGEVLQQSRFPPEVVAAEKKRLGSYGAAGQLQQRPAPAGGGMFPRGWWRFHSLGGQRPLRNGAPVSRPEGCTDAPPARTPERFDRVFTTLDANFAEGLDSDPAVLWVVGTKGAQRFVLSRRVAHGYPDTERMLRQAAKDFPEASAHLVENKANGHAIVQTLRLVVPGVIAREPEGGKVVRAAALQPSVEAGDWHLLDGADWVGDVVEQFANFPRAAHDDDVDAASQGHIWLARPEVFVV, translated from the coding sequence GTGCAGCGGCCGTCGCTGGCTCAGATTCAGACAGAGAAGCGGCGTCGTCGCCGGAGACGAGCTGAGGACTCGCTCGCCGTCTTCGTCCGCGAGGCGTGGCACGTCATCGAGTCGACGACGCCACTGGAGTGGAACTGGCACCACGACGCCTTGTGCATCCACTTCCAGGCGCTCATCGAGGACTGGATGCGCGTCCAACTCTCAAGGATGGAGTTGGATTACATGCCTCCCGAGATGCGGCGGGAGATGCGGGAGCGCGCCGCGCGGCTCGGTGTGCTGCTGCCGGACGGCACGTTTCGGAAGGATGTCACCCAGAGGTACCAAGACATCCTGATGAACGTGCCACCTGGCACGATGAAGTCACGCATCGTCAGCGTGATGGGACCGTGCTGGGTGTGGACGAGGTGGCCCGAGTGGCGAGTGCTGGCGCTCTCCACTACGCCCGATGTCGCGCTGCGTGACGCCATCCACAGCCGCGACGTCTTGGCATCCGACTGGTACCGGGAGATGTTCGAGCCGACCTGGAGATTCAGTGAGGACCAGGACGCGAAAGGGAACTACAAGAACACCCGGGGCGGGCAGCGGCAGTCCAAGGGCATCACCGCGAAAATCACCGGCTCGCGCTCGGACACCATCCTGGTGGACGACCCCCACGACGCGAAGGAAATCCACAGCGCTCCGAAGAGGGAGGCCGTCCTACTCGCGTGGGACACCGCCATCGCGAACCGCGTGAACGACCTGCGTTCATCAACGCGGCTCATCATCATGCAGCGGCTCCATGAGCGGGAGTTGGCTGGGCACGTCCTCGCGCGAGGCGGGGTTGAGCACCTGTGTCTCCCGTTGGAATACGAGGTGAAGCGGGCCTGTGCCTGCCCCTCATGCGTGCGCGGTGAGACGGCGCTGGGGTGGAAGGACCCGAGGACAACCGAGGGCGAAGTGCTCCAGCAGTCGCGCTTCCCTCCCGAGGTGGTGGCAGCGGAGAAGAAGCGACTGGGCTCGTACGGTGCCGCGGGGCAACTCCAGCAACGCCCGGCCCCGGCCGGTGGCGGCATGTTCCCGCGAGGGTGGTGGCGCTTCCACTCGCTCGGCGGTCAGCGTCCGTTGCGCAACGGGGCGCCAGTCTCGCGTCCGGAGGGGTGCACCGACGCGCCCCCGGCGCGCACGCCGGAGCGCTTCGACCGCGTCTTCACCACGCTGGACGCGAACTTCGCCGAGGGGCTGGACAGCGACCCCGCCGTGCTCTGGGTGGTGGGCACCAAGGGCGCGCAGCGCTTCGTCTTGTCGCGGCGGGTAGCGCACGGCTACCCCGACACGGAGAGGATGCTGCGCCAAGCCGCCAAGGACTTCCCAGAGGCGAGCGCCCACCTGGTGGAGAACAAGGCGAACGGACACGCCATCGTCCAGACGCTGCGCCTTGTCGTGCCTGGAGTCATCGCCCGGGAGCCAGAGGGCGGGAAGGTGGTGCGGGCCGCCGCGCTCCAGCCGTCAGTGGAGGCTGGTGACTGGCACCTGCTGGATGGGGCCGACTGGGTTGGTGATGTGGTGGAGCAGTTCGCCAACTTCCCGCGAGCCGCTCACGACGATGACGTGGACGCTGCGTCCCAGGGGCACATCTGGCTGGCTCGTCCGGAGGTGTTCGTGGTGTAG
- a CDS encoding helix-turn-helix domain-containing protein: MMACSPNPSGGSGVAAVLAAEAAVREEAKQKVIKRVLHLHKQGESNTVIGRRLGLSVPTVVKYLREAGASGYSARESEGVPLPPTNQPRKYVHLVQQPVPAPVPAPVTQVEVPPSVWAKPVQAVFAFFAEALGRRPCR; the protein is encoded by the coding sequence ATGATGGCCTGCAGCCCCAACCCCAGCGGAGGCAGTGGCGTCGCAGCGGTGCTCGCTGCTGAGGCTGCGGTGCGCGAGGAGGCCAAGCAGAAGGTCATCAAACGGGTGCTCCACCTGCACAAGCAGGGGGAGTCCAACACCGTCATCGGGCGGCGCCTGGGCCTGAGTGTGCCCACCGTCGTCAAGTACCTGCGCGAGGCTGGGGCGTCGGGGTACAGCGCCCGCGAGTCCGAGGGCGTGCCGCTGCCGCCCACCAACCAGCCGCGGAAGTACGTGCACCTGGTGCAGCAGCCAGTCCCGGCGCCGGTGCCCGCCCCTGTGACGCAGGTCGAAGTGCCCCCATCCGTGTGGGCCAAGCCCGTCCAGGCCGTCTTCGCGTTCTTCGCCGAGGCACTGGGGAGGCGTCCGTGCCGGTGA
- a CDS encoding VRR-NUC domain-containing protein, with product MSRCNRYALARDANEGPIVERIRLAGWFVLRLNGAGLPDLLCVRHGRVVLIEVKAPKGGRMKPAQVELHAQLRAAGLVIAIATTPEEALAALEGDVVRTAQDVRAEKRRGATSVRALATSASYSPRKEPRR from the coding sequence GTGAGCCGGTGCAACCGCTACGCCCTTGCCCGGGACGCCAACGAGGGGCCCATCGTCGAGCGCATCCGCCTGGCCGGGTGGTTCGTCCTCCGACTCAATGGCGCCGGGCTTCCGGACCTGCTGTGCGTCCGGCACGGCCGGGTGGTGCTCATCGAGGTGAAGGCGCCGAAGGGCGGGCGGATGAAGCCGGCCCAGGTTGAGCTCCACGCCCAGCTGCGCGCCGCGGGGCTCGTCATCGCCATCGCCACCACCCCCGAGGAGGCGCTCGCGGCGCTGGAGGGTGACGTGGTGCGCACCGCCCAGGACGTCCGCGCGGAGAAACGTCGGGGCGCCACCAGCGTCCGAGCGCTGGCCACATCCGCCAGTTACTCACCCAGGAAGGAGCCGAGGAGATGA
- a CDS encoding sce7726 family protein encodes MTCLRDADIRQPLAQLAARAYPGAQVLHEVGLLHGQCRVDVAALSPTCLHGWEIKGDTDSLKRLPAQVDAYSRVLDRCTLVVGDVHIAAGLALVPAWWGVLSAAQVKFTNFETRESVAFEVVRQGADNPFREHPSTVSLLWRGEAEALLEELGAARGLRGKPRQRLYSRLNEVLPPAELRARVRQVVSARGDWRLT; translated from the coding sequence GTGACGTGCCTGCGCGACGCCGACATCCGCCAGCCCCTGGCCCAACTCGCCGCCCGCGCGTACCCGGGCGCCCAGGTGCTGCACGAGGTGGGGCTGCTCCACGGCCAGTGCCGGGTGGACGTGGCTGCCCTGTCCCCAACCTGCCTTCATGGCTGGGAAATCAAGGGCGACACCGACAGCCTCAAGCGCCTGCCGGCGCAGGTGGATGCCTACTCCCGCGTCCTCGACCGCTGCACACTGGTGGTGGGCGACGTCCACATCGCTGCCGGGCTGGCCCTGGTGCCCGCGTGGTGGGGCGTGCTGAGCGCGGCGCAGGTGAAGTTTACAAATTTCGAAACTCGTGAATCCGTCGCCTTCGAGGTGGTGCGCCAGGGCGCCGACAACCCCTTCCGCGAGCACCCCTCCACCGTCTCCCTCCTGTGGCGGGGTGAGGCGGAGGCGCTCCTCGAGGAGTTGGGCGCCGCCCGGGGACTACGTGGGAAGCCGCGCCAACGCCTCTACTCCCGCCTCAACGAGGTGCTGCCCCCGGCCGAGCTGCGCGCCCGGGTGCGTCAGGTGGTGTCCGCGCGCGGCGACTGGAGGCTGACGTGA